The following coding sequences lie in one Hypanus sabinus isolate sHypSab1 chromosome 20, sHypSab1.hap1, whole genome shotgun sequence genomic window:
- the LOC132378634 gene encoding regulator of G-protein signaling 9-binding protein B-like, with the protein MPIQNIKVADEGTAGSAKARDDCRALVDSLNKVTGCYRHLAIGIGGSADSAGLRDELRKTREKTQDLAVTIRNKLTAVLRDKNLGKEERAEMERLWVIFCSSLELFQVDMCKVLELGQGFALAGTERPLIQTGMSGGTSEVAARALSVQNIVHDTALDVSSLEQRDLQEQIEKVDRMVENMEMKVNVLRWTVEAKGDAYHSVLSNDTSSVALLSVDEEVRGWWCCHRSKCLTSMLLCTAALAAVVLSVCAASIA; encoded by the coding sequence ATGCCGATCCAGAACATTAAGGTGGCAGATGAAGGCACGGCGGGTTCAGCCAAGGCGAGGGATGACTGCAGAGCTCTGGTGGACTCACTGAACAAGGTGACGGGGTGTTACAGGCACCTGGCGATTGGCATCGGAGGGTCGGCGGATTCCGCCGGCCTGAGGGATGAGCTGAGGAAAACCAGGGAAAAGACCCAAGACCTGGCCGTGACCATCAGGAACAAGCTGACGGCGGTGCTTCGGGACAAGAACCTGGGTAAAGAGGAGAGAGCGGAGATGGAGCGCCtgtgggtcatattctgctcCAGTCTGGAATTATTTCAGGTGGACATGTGCAAGGTGTTGGAATTGGGACAGGGCTTTGCCTTGGCCGGGACAGAGAGACCTCTGATTCAGACTGGAATGTCCGGAGGTACTTCggaggtggcagcccgggcgctAAGCGTGCAAAACATAGTGCACGACACAGCCCTGGACGTGTCGAGcctggagcagagggatctgcaagAGCAGATCGAGAAGGTGGACAGGATGGTGGAGAACATGGAGATGAAGGTCAACGTGCTCAGGTGGACGGTGGAAGCCAAGGGAGACGCGTACCACTCGGTGCTGAGCAACGACACCTCCTCGGTAGCCCTGCTGTCGGTGGACGAGGAGGTGCGTGGCTGGTGGTGCTGTCATCGGAGCAAATGTCTTACATCCATGCTCCTCTGCACGGCGGCTCTGGCCGCTGTCGTGCTATCGGTCTGCGCTGCTAGCATTGCCTAA